A region of Chloracidobacterium sp. DNA encodes the following proteins:
- a CDS encoding formate--tetrahydrofolate ligase — protein sequence MHTDLYIAQHAILRPIQEIAEQLGLGSDDIDMYGSPYIAKVRLNVIEKFKDRPNAKYIDVSAITPTPLGEGKSTTLIGLGEAMKHLGKRAVVTMRQPSQGPTFGIKGGAAGGGNAQVVPMETFNLNLTGDIHAVTAANNLLAAMTDNKLLRGNPLNINPHSITWKRVVDTNDRALRKIIIGLGGRMEGGIPRETGFDITVASEVMAILALTTSLQDMRKRFGRIVVGMTHDKKPVTAEEIGAAGAMTVLMRDAIRPTIMQTLENTPALVHAGPFANVAHGNSSILADLIGIKTADYLMTESGFGADIGAEKFFNIKCRYSGLKPDACVIVATIRALKSHSGKYKIVAGKPLPPEMLENNVADVEAGASNLRKQIENIRIHGVTPVVAINAFESDHPEEIEAVKRIAIEAGALGAAVSTHWADGGKGAVELAEMVIDAANQPHEFKFLYDLDQSIKAKIETIATKIYGADGVSYEPYAEQQIATYEANGFGNLPICMAKTHLSLSHDPTLKGAPTGFTLPVREVRASVGAGFIYPICGDMRTMPALPEHPAAEHVDIDKDGNITGLF from the coding sequence ATGCATACAGACCTCTACATAGCTCAACACGCAATATTACGGCCGATTCAGGAGATTGCCGAACAGCTCGGTCTCGGCTCCGATGATATTGATATGTACGGCAGCCCGTATATTGCCAAAGTCCGTCTTAACGTAATTGAGAAGTTCAAAGACCGGCCAAATGCCAAGTATATTGACGTTTCGGCGATCACGCCGACGCCCCTTGGCGAAGGCAAATCGACCACGCTGATCGGTTTGGGCGAGGCGATGAAGCATCTCGGTAAACGCGCCGTTGTGACGATGCGCCAGCCGTCGCAAGGCCCAACATTTGGCATAAAGGGCGGCGCTGCCGGCGGCGGCAACGCACAGGTCGTGCCAATGGAAACCTTTAATCTCAATCTTACCGGTGACATACACGCCGTTACTGCAGCAAATAATCTGCTTGCGGCGATGACGGACAACAAACTGCTTCGCGGCAACCCACTCAACATCAATCCGCACAGCATAACCTGGAAACGCGTAGTAGACACAAACGACCGTGCGTTGCGAAAGATCATCATCGGCCTTGGCGGACGCATGGAAGGCGGCATTCCGCGTGAGACCGGTTTTGATATAACGGTCGCGTCCGAGGTGATGGCGATACTTGCTTTGACGACGTCGCTTCAGGACATGCGAAAGCGTTTTGGACGCATCGTCGTTGGAATGACGCATGATAAAAAGCCGGTTACGGCCGAAGAGATCGGTGCCGCCGGGGCGATGACCGTTTTGATGCGCGATGCAATACGGCCGACGATCATGCAGACGCTTGAAAATACGCCGGCGCTCGTGCATGCTGGGCCGTTTGCAAACGTGGCTCACGGTAATAGCAGCATTCTCGCGGACCTGATCGGTATAAAGACTGCCGATTACCTAATGACCGAATCTGGTTTTGGCGCGGATATCGGTGCGGAAAAGTTCTTTAACATAAAGTGCCGTTACAGCGGCCTCAAGCCTGACGCATGTGTCATAGTTGCGACGATCAGAGCTCTAAAATCACATAGCGGCAAGTACAAGATCGTTGCCGGAAAGCCGCTGCCGCCTGAAATGCTGGAAAATAACGTAGCTGATGTTGAGGCAGGTGCGAGCAATCTGCGAAAGCAAATTGAGAACATCAGGATCCACGGCGTAACACCGGTGGTAGCGATCAATGCTTTTGAATCCGATCATCCGGAGGAGATCGAGGCTGTGAAGCGCATTGCAATTGAAGCTGGCGCACTCGGAGCTGCGGTTTCGACACATTGGGCCGATGGAGGAAAAGGTGCGGTCGAACTTGCGGAGATGGTTATTGACGCCGCGAATCAGCCGCACGAATTCAAGTTTCTCTACGATCTGGACCAGTCGATAAAGGCAAAGATCGAGACGATCGCGACGAAGATATACGGAGCGGATGGTGTCAGCTACGAGCCATACGCTGAACAGCAGATCGCAACCTACGAAGCGAACGGCTTTGGTAATTTGCCGATTTGCATGGCAAAAACACACCTTAGCCTTAGCCACGATCCGACATTAAAGGGTGCTCCGACGGGTTTTACGCTGCCGGTTCGCGAGGTTCGTGCGAGCGTTGGGGCGGGCTTTATTTATCCGATCTGCGGCGACATGCGAACGATGCCGGCACTCCCTGAACATCCCGCCGCCGAGCATGTTGATATTGATAAAGATGGAAATATCACTGGCTTATTCTGA
- a CDS encoding SUF system NifU family Fe-S cluster assembly protein → MSELNELYQDTILDHNKNPRNFREIENADRSADGKNPLCGDALRVYVDMDGDTVIDVSFKGSGCAISKASASMMTQAVKGKTKDEAEVIFNEFHKMVTGELNIETDDNHLGKLKIFAGVLEFPARVKCASLSWHTLNAALSGEEVISTE, encoded by the coding sequence ATGTCAGAACTAAACGAACTTTATCAAGACACAATACTCGATCACAATAAGAATCCGCGAAACTTTCGCGAGATCGAGAATGCAGACAGATCGGCCGACGGTAAAAATCCGCTGTGCGGTGACGCCTTGCGTGTGTATGTTGACATGGACGGCGACACGGTTATAGATGTGTCGTTCAAGGGGTCGGGCTGTGCGATATCGAAGGCTTCGGCATCGATGATGACGCAGGCTGTCAAAGGGAAAACAAAAGACGAAGCCGAGGTTATCTTTAATGAGTTCCACAAAATGGTCACCGGCGAACTCAACATCGAAACAGACGATAACCATCTCGGAAAGCTGAAGATATTTGCTGGAGTGTTGGAATTTCCTGCTCGCGTTAAATGTGCGAGTCTGTCCTGGCATACTCTGAATGCAGCCCTGTCCGGCGAAGAAGTTATTTCGACGGAATAA
- a CDS encoding DUF2585 family protein, producing MQTSLFSFETRRDYLPWALMLVAVMTAMIALYFQGRVWWCEAGDYSPWAWDIWSKHNSQHLIDPYSFTHVLHGVIEFWLIGLIFPRVKFALRLLIAVMIEGAWEIAENSSYVIDRYREATISLDYFGDSILNSMSDMFCCATGFVIAYKLRFWKSLVLFLVTEAALIFWIHDSLLINIIMLLYPIDAIKAWQMPH from the coding sequence ATGCAAACCAGTTTATTCAGTTTTGAAACACGGAGGGACTATTTGCCGTGGGCATTGATGTTGGTTGCTGTGATGACAGCAATGATCGCCCTGTACTTTCAAGGCCGTGTCTGGTGGTGTGAGGCGGGCGATTATTCGCCGTGGGCCTGGGATATTTGGTCAAAACATAATTCGCAGCATCTTATAGACCCATATTCATTCACGCATGTGCTTCACGGTGTTATTGAATTTTGGCTCATCGGGTTGATCTTTCCAAGAGTTAAATTTGCCTTGCGACTGCTTATCGCGGTGATGATCGAAGGCGCTTGGGAAATTGCGGAAAACTCAAGCTATGTCATCGACCGTTACCGCGAAGCAACTATCTCGCTTGATTATTTTGGCGACTCGATCCTGAATTCGATGTCGGACATGTTTTGTTGTGCGACTGGATTTGTGATCGCTTATAAACTGCGGTTTTGGAAATCGCTGGTGTTGTTTCTTGTGACCGAGGCAGCCTTGATCTTCTGGATACACGACAGCTTACTAATAAACATCATCATGCTGTTATATCCGATCGATGCCATCAAAGCATGGCAAATGCCGCACTGA
- a CDS encoding cysteine desulfurase, translating to MSNWDVEKIRRDFPVLSQTVNGKPLVYLDNSGSSQAPQIVIDRGTKYLSEEHSNVHRGVHYLSQHATTAYEAAREKIKRFINAKEAKECIFVRGTTEGINLVAYSYGQKFIGEGDEIIVSQMEHHSNIIPWQMVAEEKGAKIRVIPMNERGELIIDEYENLLNERTKMVAVAHVSNSLGTINPIKEMIATAHKFGVPVCVDGAQSVPHFPVDVQDLDCDFFAFSGHKMYGPTGSGILYGKKEWLEKMPPYQTGGGMIRTVSFEGTTFAGLPDKFEAGTPAIAAGIGLGAAVDYLNSLDFAAAAAYEHELLEYATQRLSDIPGVKIIGTAANKASVLSFTIDDIHPHDIGTILDQSGIAIRAGHHCAQPVMEFFDVPATARASFAFYNTREEIDEVADAVQKVIEVFA from the coding sequence ATGAGCAATTGGGACGTTGAAAAAATTAGAAGGGATTTTCCGGTGCTGTCGCAGACGGTGAATGGCAAGCCACTCGTCTATCTCGATAACAGCGGTTCGTCACAGGCTCCGCAGATCGTGATTGACCGCGGCACGAAATACCTCTCCGAAGAGCATTCGAATGTTCATAGAGGCGTGCATTACCTTTCGCAACACGCAACTACCGCCTACGAAGCCGCACGCGAAAAGATCAAACGCTTTATCAACGCGAAAGAGGCAAAAGAATGCATCTTCGTACGCGGAACGACTGAGGGGATTAATCTGGTCGCTTATTCGTACGGACAGAAGTTTATCGGCGAGGGCGATGAGATCATCGTTAGCCAGATGGAGCATCACTCGAACATCATACCGTGGCAGATGGTCGCAGAAGAAAAAGGAGCGAAGATCCGCGTGATACCGATGAATGAACGCGGTGAACTTATCATCGACGAATACGAAAATCTGCTCAATGAGCGGACAAAGATGGTTGCGGTTGCCCACGTTTCAAATTCTCTGGGAACGATAAATCCGATCAAGGAAATGATCGCTACGGCACACAAATTCGGCGTGCCGGTTTGTGTCGATGGCGCTCAGAGCGTGCCGCATTTTCCTGTTGATGTACAAGATCTCGACTGTGATTTCTTTGCTTTTTCGGGACACAAAATGTATGGCCCGACTGGTAGCGGCATTCTTTATGGAAAAAAAGAATGGCTAGAAAAAATGCCGCCATATCAAACAGGCGGCGGAATGATACGCACAGTTAGTTTTGAGGGAACTACGTTCGCAGGCTTGCCGGATAAATTCGAGGCCGGCACGCCGGCTATCGCTGCTGGCATCGGTTTGGGCGCTGCTGTTGACTATCTCAATTCGCTGGATTTTGCAGCGGCAGCTGCCTATGAACACGAGCTTCTCGAATACGCAACGCAGCGTTTGTCCGATATCCCGGGCGTTAAGATTATCGGTACGGCAGCAAACAAAGCATCGGTATTGTCATTTACAATTGACGACATCCATCCGCACGACATAGGCACGATCCTAGATCAATCAGGGATCGCGATCCGCGCCGGCCATCATTGTGCGCAGCCTGTGATGGAATTCTTTGATGTTCCGGCGACTGCGCGAGCATCGTTTGCGTTCTACAATACCCGCGAAGAGATTGATGAAGTGGCTGACGCAGTGCAAAAAGTTATTGAGGTCTTTGCCTAG
- the sufC gene encoding Fe-S cluster assembly ATPase SufC, with translation MLLEVKDLHAGIDGKEILKGLNLQVKKGEVHAIMGPNGSGKSTLSKVLAGHPSYEVTSGEVLYEGKNLLDLEPDERARSGVFMAFQYPIEVPGVSNSQFLRLAYNEKMKHIGEEELDPLEFNDYLKEKAKIVDMSSEFFKRSVNEGFSGGEKKRNEILQMAVLAPKLAILDETDSGLDIDALRIVAEGVNTLRSADNAIILVTHYQRLLNFIVPDVVHVLAGGKIVKEGGKELALELEEKGYDWVKGAAH, from the coding sequence ATGTTGTTGGAAGTTAAAGATCTGCATGCCGGCATCGACGGCAAAGAAATTTTGAAAGGCTTGAATCTTCAGGTCAAAAAGGGTGAAGTTCACGCCATAATGGGGCCTAATGGGTCGGGCAAATCGACTTTGTCGAAGGTGCTTGCGGGACATCCGAGCTACGAGGTGACTTCGGGCGAGGTGCTTTACGAGGGCAAGAACCTGCTCGACCTCGAACCTGACGAACGTGCCCGTTCAGGTGTCTTTATGGCGTTTCAATACCCGATCGAGGTGCCAGGGGTTTCTAATTCGCAATTTCTCCGTCTTGCTTATAATGAAAAAATGAAGCATATAGGCGAGGAAGAACTCGACCCGCTCGAATTCAACGACTATCTGAAGGAAAAGGCCAAGATCGTTGATATGAGCAGCGAGTTTTTCAAACGCTCGGTCAACGAAGGCTTTTCTGGCGGCGAAAAGAAACGTAACGAGATACTGCAAATGGCCGTTCTTGCCCCTAAACTTGCGATCCTTGATGAAACCGATTCCGGACTCGACATCGACGCATTACGGATCGTCGCCGAAGGCGTGAATACGCTCCGAAGCGCTGATAACGCCATCATCCTTGTCACACATTACCAACGGCTGCTCAATTTCATTGTGCCTGACGTGGTTCACGTCCTCGCCGGCGGCAAGATCGTCAAAGAAGGCGGCAAGGAACTCGCTCTCGAACTCGAAGAAAAAGGCTACGATTGGGTCAAAGGAGCTGCTCACTAA
- the sufD gene encoding Fe-S cluster assembly protein SufD, with protein sequence MVSTTAVMESQFTEQFREFLKAETDAGLRKLREDAFAIFSQLGFPTVKDEDWKYTNVAPIAKEKWVVTPFRPDFSPSGEKSGERLGKFNCRRSGFAALNLAFANFEVIHIAKDTSVEKPIELSFAADENTVIFPHVLVIAEAGSKATIIETYASQTKSFTNAAVQIIVEDNANLTHYRVQKESADAFHIGTTEVALGAGSRYDSTNINLGSAISRHGIDLKFTSEGGEAFVDGLYMLNGSQHSDTHSVIDHMVPNCISHQTYKGVLNDNSRAVFNGKVFVRENAHGTDAQQSNKNLLLSNEARVDTKPQLEIFNDDVKCSHGATVGQLEEEELFYLLTRGLPDTLARNLLTYGFAEEIINKIGIESIKKDLDAAVLNRLNTKLEG encoded by the coding sequence ATGGTATCAACAACAGCCGTAATGGAATCACAATTTACGGAACAATTTAGAGAGTTTTTGAAAGCGGAAACCGATGCCGGTTTGCGAAAGCTGCGCGAAGATGCGTTTGCGATATTTTCACAATTGGGCTTCCCGACCGTTAAGGACGAAGATTGGAAATATACAAATGTTGCTCCGATCGCAAAAGAGAAGTGGGTTGTTACTCCTTTTCGTCCTGACTTCTCGCCTTCGGGCGAGAAGTCAGGAGAAAGGTTAGGTAAATTCAACTGTCGCCGAAGCGGTTTTGCCGCTCTGAATCTTGCATTTGCCAATTTTGAAGTTATTCATATTGCGAAAGACACAAGTGTCGAGAAACCGATCGAATTGTCGTTTGCGGCGGATGAAAATACTGTGATTTTTCCGCATGTTCTGGTTATCGCCGAAGCTGGAAGCAAAGCCACTATTATTGAAACATATGCTTCACAAACAAAGAGCTTTACTAACGCGGCAGTGCAGATCATTGTTGAGGACAACGCAAATCTGACGCATTATCGTGTGCAGAAAGAATCGGCTGACGCCTTTCACATTGGTACAACCGAGGTAGCTCTCGGTGCAGGGAGTCGATACGATTCGACCAATATAAATCTTGGCAGTGCGATCTCGCGGCACGGCATTGACCTGAAATTCACCTCGGAAGGCGGCGAGGCGTTCGTAGATGGTTTGTATATGCTCAACGGGTCGCAGCACAGCGACACGCATTCGGTGATAGATCATATGGTGCCAAACTGCATTTCGCATCAGACGTACAAAGGTGTTTTGAACGACAACTCGCGCGCCGTTTTTAACGGCAAGGTTTTCGTTCGAGAAAATGCCCACGGCACCGACGCACAGCAGTCGAATAAGAATCTATTGCTATCGAACGAGGCCCGCGTCGATACCAAGCCGCAGCTTGAGATATTTAATGACGACGTGAAATGCTCGCATGGCGCAACGGTTGGGCAGCTTGAGGAAGAAGAGTTGTTTTATTTGCTGACGCGCGGGCTTCCCGACACGCTCGCTAGAAATCTGCTGACGTACGGTTTTGCCGAGGAGATCATAAACAAGATCGGCATCGAGTCGATAAAAAAAGATCTTGATGCAGCGGTCTTGAACCGTTTGAACACGAAATTGGAAGGCTAA
- a CDS encoding glycosyltransferase family 39 protein has protein sequence MSQATTQKGSSMTAISFAVFAVVCIVAFLAYRGSDIGQLPKFIVNFGGGPLTGELVFDCLIGILVAIFIFQACIGVGKQVCRFIMPSWIESSSVWLLLGGLTAVGAATWSIIWFFLGLVGLYTPVAAIASIAFGNILLAVPTGRAKSGNVDYRYWNGKSIGEWIYVTLGMFPIFLGLIAALAPLTAKDSLLYHFAVPKAFIAQHSNAFIDGNIASYLSLGAEMHPVWAMLLGGLFSPRAAEAAAGAIIFLFFPLLLLTIYGWSREIGISRHWALLATALVTTVPTAYHVASSGYIDLSLALYVTLAAYGLTRWWKEQTWGWVILIGIFLGAALSVKLTTVFVIAAFALIILLRARNPVAIAPGSDTAVVVSPGKIVMGGFAALFLAGVIASPWYMRTWVATGSPVFPFYMSIWPGKAAGWDVERSNLFQGMNSQYGGVDTDKINYLTAPVRLSVAAQPEQPANYDGVLGVAFLIGLPLLIWALWKFDLAVEIKIMAGVAGVMYLFWLFSSEQLRYLLPIAPLLAIAIAASAEKIGNGISKVAQYALVAASVCGILTTLAWFCQKAPLRVVLGGETRDQYLARNLDYYSYYQWLNTETPPDAKVWLINMRRDTYNIERPIFSDYLFEDWTLRKMVWESNSAQELRTKTAAMGIKYVLTRHDFLFDYDRSTLVDDKKPRAENEAKLKIAKDLILDTANTIKSDNKFSLVKVF, from the coding sequence ATGTCCCAAGCAACGACACAAAAAGGCAGCAGCATGACCGCGATCAGCTTCGCGGTTTTTGCTGTTGTGTGTATCGTTGCTTTTTTGGCATATCGCGGCAGTGATATTGGGCAGTTGCCAAAGTTTATTGTAAATTTTGGCGGCGGGCCGCTTACTGGCGAGTTGGTATTTGACTGCCTGATTGGTATTTTGGTCGCCATTTTTATCTTTCAAGCTTGCATTGGTGTCGGCAAACAGGTTTGTCGATTTATCATGCCATCGTGGATCGAAAGTAGTTCTGTTTGGCTTTTACTAGGTGGCCTTACTGCTGTTGGTGCAGCAACGTGGTCGATTATCTGGTTTTTTTTAGGTCTTGTTGGATTGTATACACCGGTTGCCGCAATCGCCTCAATCGCATTTGGAAATATCTTACTTGCTGTTCCTACGGGGAGAGCTAAATCGGGCAACGTGGATTATAGATATTGGAATGGAAAGTCGATAGGTGAATGGATATATGTGACATTGGGAATGTTTCCAATCTTTCTTGGATTGATTGCGGCTCTTGCTCCGCTAACTGCGAAGGACTCTCTGCTCTATCATTTCGCTGTACCAAAGGCGTTTATTGCCCAACACAGTAATGCCTTCATCGACGGCAATATTGCGAGCTATTTGTCCCTAGGGGCTGAAATGCACCCAGTTTGGGCTATGTTGCTTGGCGGGCTTTTTAGTCCTCGTGCTGCAGAAGCCGCTGCGGGGGCAATTATCTTTTTGTTCTTTCCTTTACTGCTCCTGACTATCTATGGTTGGTCGCGCGAGATTGGTATCTCACGTCATTGGGCATTATTAGCAACCGCTTTGGTGACGACTGTGCCGACGGCTTATCATGTTGCGTCGAGCGGATACATAGATCTTTCGCTTGCTCTTTATGTGACGCTTGCGGCGTATGGATTGACGCGTTGGTGGAAGGAGCAAACTTGGGGCTGGGTGATACTGATCGGCATATTTCTTGGTGCGGCGTTGTCGGTTAAGTTGACGACTGTGTTTGTGATCGCGGCATTCGCACTGATCATTCTATTGCGTGCGAGGAACCCAGTCGCTATCGCTCCCGGTTCTGACACTGCGGTTGTCGTTAGCCCGGGCAAGATTGTCATGGGCGGATTTGCGGCGTTGTTTCTCGCTGGCGTGATCGCTTCGCCGTGGTACATGCGCACTTGGGTCGCGACCGGCAGTCCTGTCTTCCCTTTTTATATGAGCATCTGGCCCGGTAAGGCTGCGGGCTGGGATGTTGAGCGTTCGAACCTGTTTCAGGGAATGAATTCGCAATACGGCGGCGTTGATACGGACAAGATCAATTATCTGACGGCGCCCGTTCGCTTGTCAGTCGCCGCACAACCCGAGCAGCCTGCGAATTATGACGGCGTGCTTGGCGTTGCATTCTTGATCGGATTGCCGCTGCTGATTTGGGCATTGTGGAAATTTGATCTTGCAGTTGAGATCAAAATAATGGCGGGCGTTGCGGGCGTGATGTATCTCTTCTGGCTGTTTTCGAGTGAACAGCTAAGATACCTTTTGCCGATAGCTCCGCTGCTTGCTATAGCTATTGCGGCGTCGGCGGAAAAGATCGGAAACGGTATTAGTAAAGTTGCTCAATACGCACTTGTTGCTGCATCAGTCTGCGGTATTCTTACAACGCTTGCATGGTTTTGCCAAAAGGCCCCGCTTCGCGTCGTGCTTGGCGGTGAAACTCGCGACCAGTATCTGGCGCGTAATCTCGATTACTATTCATACTACCAATGGCTAAATACCGAGACGCCACCGGATGCCAAAGTATGGCTCATCAACATGCGTCGCGATACTTACAACATCGAGCGGCCAATTTTTTCGGATTATCTGTTTGAAGATTGGACGTTGCGAAAGATGGTTTGGGAATCAAACTCCGCGCAGGAACTGCGCACCAAAACAGCCGCGATGGGCATCAAATATGTATTGACGCGGCACGATTTTTTGTTTGATTATGACCGCTCGACACTCGTGGATGACAAGAAACCGCGTGCGGAAAATGAAGCGAAATTAAAGATCGCAAAAGATCTTATTTTGGATACTGCAAACACGATCAAGAGCGATAACAAGTTTAGTTTGGTAAAGGTATTTTAG